From the Candidatus Neomarinimicrobiota bacterium genome, the window CCAAACGAAAAAAATTCCAGTTATAATATTTTCCAATCTGTCGCAAAAAGAAGAAATTGAAAAAGGGTTAAAATTAGGCGCCAAAGATTTCATCATTAAAACAAGCGTTACCCCGACTGAGTTGGCTGCAAAAGTTAAAGAGTATTTAAAATCTGCTAAATAAAGTATGGCCAAAAAGAGAGCAAAGATTTTAGTGGTTGACGATGAAAATTTTTTGCGTAATTTTTGGGAAACTAAACTTGACCCAACCGTCTATGAAGTGATCAAGGCGGCTAACGGTCTTCAAGGCATTGCTGTGACTAAAGCGAGGTTGCCAGATTTGATTTTACTTGATATTATAATGCCAGGAGTAAGTGGCTTTAAAGTTTTGCAAGAACTTAAAAAAAACCCTAAAACTAAAGGAATTCCGATTATTATGCTTTCCAATATTGGAAAAGAAGATGAAGTGAAAAAAGCCTTGAAGTTAGGGGCGATAGACTATATCATTAAGTCAGATGTTATTCCTCAAGAGGTTGAGGAAAAGATAAGGCAGTATTTAAAAAAGAAAATTTAAATAAATTGTTTATAAAACAAGATTAAACTTAATTTATATTATATATGTCAATTCCCTACGTAGATAAAAAGGTTTGTATCGGTTGCGGAACCTGTGAAGCAATTTGCCCACAAGTTTTTAAAGTTAACGATGAAGCCTTGGCAGATGTTATTGAAGCAGATTTTGAAGCTCATAAAGAAGCGATTGATGAAGCAATTGAAGCTTGTCCGGTTGACTGCATCAGTTGGAAAGAAGGGGCTAAGCCAGATCTTCCAGCCGAAGCGTAAATTCAACCAGCCCAAGCATAATCCGCAAGAAAAAAAGAAAAAAATAGAATGTATTATTTCAGTTTCCCGATTCTATACATCCCTGTTTTGCATTCAGGGCATGTACCCTTTACTGCATCCCTACCGTTCTTCATCTTAACGGCTTTGGGTTCTACCATATTACGTTTTGATCTACACTTTACGCAATATGCCTCCACTGTCTGTGTGATTGACATGCCTAATTCTTTGTGACTAGGCATAAAAGAACTATGACTGTAACTAGGCACACCATTTGGTCAACACTGGTCAATCATTTTCTTATCCGATGTACGTGATCAGTCCAAAGAAAACAGTGGATATTCTTAAAAATCACAACAAACTAGTCAGAGAATGGCTGAGGAACCAAAGAAAAGAACATCACGATTAACCAAAGTCATCAGAATTATGGCAATGATTATGATAATGTTGTCTGTATCATTCATAATTCTATACATTGCAGGGGCTAACGTACTGGACTGTGAGGAAACAATCAGGGTATTCATACTATATCAGGATGAATATGGATACACTGATGAGGCAATGAAAATCTATGATGCTTGGCTGAACAAGTGTGGATATATGCTAGATGAACAGGAACACAAAGCACTCAATGTTGAACTCTATGAAAACTATGACAAATGGAAAAAATGGAATCCTTAATCAATTGGTCAGCGTAGATCAACCTACTAGATGA encodes:
- a CDS encoding response regulator; the protein is MAKKRAKILVVDDENFLRNFWETKLDPTVYEVIKAANGLQGIAVTKARLPDLILLDIIMPGVSGFKVLQELKKNPKTKGIPIIMLSNIGKEDEVKKALKLGAIDYIIKSDVIPQEVEEKIRQYLKKKI
- a CDS encoding ferredoxin — protein: MSIPYVDKKVCIGCGTCEAICPQVFKVNDEALADVIEADFEAHKEAIDEAIEACPVDCISWKEGAKPDLPAEA